A region of the Pedococcus aerophilus genome:
CCGACTGGCCCGAGGAGATGCCGGCCTTGACGGCCTGCTGGAACGCCGAGAACGTCGACGCCTGGTCGCCGGCCCAGAAGATCGAGTTCGCCTGGGCGCCCGAGGTGCCGGCGCGGCTGAACAGCGCGCCCGTGCCACCGGTCTTCGTCTGGACGAAGTTCGAGTAGGCCCGGGTGTACTCGTTCGGGTAGGCGTTGTGCATCTCGTCGCCCTTGCGGCCGTCGCTGACGGTGAGGTTGCGCCCGAAGAGCGCCTCGCTGCCATCGGTCTTGAGGCCGTCGATGCCGATGTCGTCGAACAGGTAGGACCGCTTGCTCATCCACCAGTTCGTTGCGGCGGTGTTCGTGAAGTCGGGGACCGTGCTGTCCCCGAACCACTGGCCCGTGGGGATCCGGTACGGCGCCCCCGAACCGTCGCCGACGAGATAACCCTGCGCGGCGGCATACGAACGGTCGTTGAGGTGCTGCTGCGGCGCGGTGGCGGGGTTGGTGTCGAAGTTCTCCTTGAGCACCGGGATCTGCCAGAGCACCATCTTGATGCCCTGGTTGTGGGCGGCGGTGACCATCGCCTTCGGGTCGCTCCACGCGCTGCCCGGAGGGAAGGTCAGGTCCGCGTAGGTGAGGGCGCCGCTGCCCGGCTTGGGCGTGTACGTCGCGCCGTGCCACAGGTAGAAGGTGGCCTCGTCGCTCCACTGCTCGAGCACCATCGCGCTGTGCGGTATGCCGGAGCTGGTGACGTTGGCGAGCTCGGCGTTGACCTCGGCCTGGGTGTTCCACTCGTTGGCCGACATCCACAGGCCGAACGCCCACTTCGGCGGCAGCTTCGGGCGGGCGGTCGTCGCGGTGTAGGCGTCGAGGATCTCGGCCGGGGTGCCGGTGAAGAAGTAGTAGTCCATCGTCGACGCCGCGGCCCCGCCGGTGTCGACGGTGAAGCCGGCCATGTCGCTGCGGGTCGTGCCGAGGTTGAACTGGGAGTAGCGGGTGCTGGGGACGTAGATGCCGTAGCCGGCGGAGTTGGTGAAGAACGGCACCGACAGGTAGGTGCGCTTGGTCGGCCCCTGGTCCTGGTACTGGTTGTAGACGTAGTTGTGGACGTCGTTGCCACGCTGGTTGGTCTGGTCGTAGCGCTCGCCGAGACCCTCGATCCGCTCACCGGCGGGGGTCAGCCAGTGGTCCTCGATCTTGGAGACGGTGGTCGAGCCGTCACTGGCCCAGCCGAGGTTGCGGAAGGTCGCGGGGTCGTACTGGCGGGAGATCAGCGTCGTGCCGTCCGCCTTGTAGACCGAGACACGGTAGGGCGTCTTCTGGATCTTCACCTGCATCTTCGACGTCGCCAGGGTGAGGGTGCCGGCGCTGTCGGTGACGGTGTACCCGGTCGTTCCGGTGATGTTGAGCCCGGTGCCCTTCGGGGCGATCTGTACGTGGAACCGGTCGGCGGCCGGGAAGGTGAAGCGCACCTTGGGGGTGAACGAGCCACCCCCGGTGTCGGTCGTCGTGACGTCGACCGACGAGCTGTTGTTCACGTAGCCGGTGACGTTGCCGGTCCCGCTCCACGACGTCGCGGTGAAGCTGTAGGGGCCGACCTGCCTGGCGCCGGCTCCGTCGACGTCGGCGTTGACCCAGTACTGGATCTGGTCACCTCGGGCGAAGGAGCCGAGGGCGATCTTCCAGTAGGAGTTGTTTCCGTTGTTGTAGTCGAAGGCCGCGCCGATGGGGGTCTGGTCGACGCCGTTCTTCTTCCACGTCACCCACACGGTCTGGCCGGGGGAGACCGGCCAGGTCGTCGCCTTGACCACGACGGACTCCCCGGCCATGGGGTCGCGGGGCGCGCGCTCGGTGGGCTGCGCGCCATACAGCTCGTCCGCGCCGTAGGGGCTGTGAAACACCCCGGAGAGGGTGCCGGCGAAGGCGGCCTGCTGCGGGATCACCAGCGCGCCGACCATCGCGAGGATCGCCGCGATCGGCAGGGACCAGCGCAACCGCCGGCGGGAGTGGGTGGGACTCATCGTCGAGCTCCTTCTGGCCGGGGGGAGGCCGGATCCGGGACATCGTCGTCCCTGCACTTAGTTTGGTACTAAATTTAGTGGGGAACTTAGAGGTGCGAATTCTGACGTGTCAAGGCTCTTTGCCAGATACGTACCCAATCGGGCGACGGTAGGTTGGCCGGCGACATCCGGCCCACGACGGGAGACACCGCCATGGCGGAGCGCAAGCCCCAGCTCGACTACTCCGCTCAGATGGCGGCGATGCTCGACGAGGAGAAGCGACGCCAGAAGGCGGCCAAGATCCTCGCGGTGCTGCGCCACGCGCTCGGGCGCCCGGACCTGCGCGGCCTGACCGCGCTCGACGTCGGGTGCTCGGCCGGGTACATCGCGGACGAGCTCGCCGGGGCCGGGGCCACGACCCACGGGATCGACATCGACGAAGGCGGCGTGGCTCGCGCGAAGGAACGGTTCGGTGCCAACGTCACGTTCCACCTCGGCGACGGGGAGCACCTGCCCTTCGAGGACGGCAGCATCGATGTCGTCGTGCTCAACCACATCTACGAGCACGTCGTCGACCCGGCCGCCGTGGTCGCCGAGATCCACCGGG
Encoded here:
- a CDS encoding TIM-barrel domain-containing protein encodes the protein MSPTHSRRRLRWSLPIAAILAMVGALVIPQQAAFAGTLSGVFHSPYGADELYGAQPTERAPRDPMAGESVVVKATTWPVSPGQTVWVTWKKNGVDQTPIGAAFDYNNGNNSYWKIALGSFARGDQIQYWVNADVDGAGARQVGPYSFTATSWSGTGNVTGYVNNSSSVDVTTTDTGGGSFTPKVRFTFPAADRFHVQIAPKGTGLNITGTTGYTVTDSAGTLTLATSKMQVKIQKTPYRVSVYKADGTTLISRQYDPATFRNLGWASDGSTTVSKIEDHWLTPAGERIEGLGERYDQTNQRGNDVHNYVYNQYQDQGPTKRTYLSVPFFTNSAGYGIYVPSTRYSQFNLGTTRSDMAGFTVDTGGAAASTMDYYFFTGTPAEILDAYTATTARPKLPPKWAFGLWMSANEWNTQAEVNAELANVTSSGIPHSAMVLEQWSDEATFYLWHGATYTPKPGSGALTYADLTFPPGSAWSDPKAMVTAAHNQGIKMVLWQIPVLKENFDTNPATAPQQHLNDRSYAAAQGYLVGDGSGAPYRIPTGQWFGDSTVPDFTNTAATNWWMSKRSYLFDDIGIDGLKTDGSEALFGRNLTVSDGRKGDEMHNAYPNEYTRAYSNFVQTKTGGTGALFSRAGTSGAQANSIFWAGDQASTFSAFQQAVKAGISSGQSGIPFWAWDMAGFTGTFPSSELYLRSAAQATFSPIMQYHSEKSNPSTSEARTPWNVQARTGDTSVLPTFKKFANVRMNLVPYLYTEAKQAADTGLPMMQAMGIQYPADATAGAQDQQYMFGRQLLVAPITTQGATSKSVYLPAGEWYDFWNGGRAIGAGTKTYNAGTDSIPVFAKAGAIIPLNLNANYELGGTIGNSVSSYSNLVFRVYPSGTSSYDYSDDAAGLKRTITSTENWAAHQATVSVPALTTKSTLQVSSTAPTGVTAAGTALTAYSSISALAAATTGYYWDPVQQLTHVKLASSASARSVVLSGVDKAGYEAEFGTATGTTTNTDHTGYTGTGFVDGFETVGDSVTSDVSVAVAGTHALKFRYSNGSGTSATRTVQVDGVTVGTLTLPPTANWDTWGTATLSTSLTAGKRTVKLSYASGNATGINYDNLVVARP